The nucleotide sequence ATTGGAGATGTATGGGACTGGTCTGACATCAAGGATGGAACCTTAAAAACATTGATGCTCAAACTTGGTACAAACATACATTTGGAGCATGGAATTAAAGCATTGATTAAAGGTGTTGAGAATTTGTATTTGGATGATGTAGATGGAATTCAAAAATGTGCTTCCAAACCTAAATAGAGAAGGATTTACATTTCTGAAACATCTCCACATTCAAAATAATGCCAACCTGAAGCACATTGTTGACTATAAAGAGAGGAATCAAATCCATATGTCCTTTCCCATCTTGGAAACACTAGTACTTCTTAATCTTAGAAACTTGGAGCATATATGTCATGGTCAACCTTCAGTTGCTTCTTTTGGAAGTCTCAGtgttatcaaagtaaaaaattgcGTCCAATTAAAGTATCTTTTCTCATATTCAATGGTTAAAGGACTTTCTCACCTTTGTAACATTGAAGTTTGTGAGTTCAATTCTATGAAGGAGATTGTGTTTAGAGACAACAATTCAAGTGCTAATAATGATATCGCTGGTGAAAAAATCGAGTTTCTTCAATTGCGTTCTTTGACTTTAGAACAATTGGAGACACTTGATAATTTCGCCTCTGATTATTTGACACATCATAGAAGTAAGGAAAAGTATCAAGGTCTAGAGCCTTATGCTTATACTAcaccattttttaataatgctcaggtatgttattttgtttttaacttcttttgatacaaatgatataatttttaactGTGTGATATGTACAAACAGATTAATGAATAAATTGGTACGTTTAGTGAAAAaacaattgagtaaaaaaagagtaaatgaCTAGAAAAGCTAATAGCAGCATTATATCGTCATTTAATACAACaattgataatattaataacGGTATATATATTTAGTGACAAAACTTCTTTTGTAAACTACTTCTATAAAAAGGGTTGGAGGGAGTATAAGCCTTCAGTAATGATTTCTGTATGTAGGTTGCATTTCCTAATTTGGATGCCCTTAAATTGAGCTCACTTCtcaatttgaatcaaatttgggaTGAGAATCATCAATCAATGTGCAACTTGACTAGCTTGATTGTGGATAATTGTGTTGGATTGAAGTATTTATTCTCCTCTTCTTTGGTTGAAAGTTTTATGAACCTCAAACACCTTGAGATAAGTAATTGTCCAATGATGGAGGAGATAATAGCTAAAGAAGATAGAAATAATGCAGTAAAAGAGGTATGATAATTCTATTATTGGGAGCatccaattaattttaaataattatttatactGATGGTGGTTATTCATGATTTCATAGgttcattttttgaaattagaGAAAATCATACTCAAGGATATGTACAACTTGAAGTCAATATGGCACCAccaatttgaaaaattgaagatgTTGGAAGTGAACAATTGTACGAAAATTGTGGTGGTTTTTCCTTCTTCAGTGCAAAACACGTATAATGAGCTTGAGAAGTTGGAGGTTAGAAATTGTGATTTAGTTGAAGAGATATTTGAATTGACTTTCAATGAAAATAACAGTGAAGAGGTTATGACACAATTGAAAGAGGTTACTCTAGATGTACTGTTCAAGTTGAAAAAGATATGGAGTGAAGATCCTCAAGGAATTCttagttttcaaaatctaataaaTGTACAATTGGAATATTGTGCAAACTTGGAGTATCTATTACCACTCTCTCTAGCCACTCGTTGCTCACATCTCAAGGAAGTTAGTATAAAATATTGTTCGAACATGAAGGTAATTGTTGGAGAGGAGAAAGAATCTAGCATGAATGAAGATCCCATATTTGAGTTTAATCAATTAAGTACTTTATTACTTTGGAACTTATATGAACTCAATGGTTTCTATGCTGGAAATCATATTCTAGAATGTCCATCTTTGAGAGAAATTAGTGTTTCCGGCCGTACAAAGTTGAAATTGTTCAGAACACTATCCAATTTTCATGATGACAAACACTCTGTTTCAACGGAGCAACCACTTTTCATTGCTGAAGAGGTATGCATATCATAATGACTATTTACATGTCTggtaaaatatgtattttaaaatatttttaaaaacgcCATATAATCAATTGAGAGCAAAATATTTTGAACTATTAATATCAAatgttattaaaatattttactttatagATGTGCTTtataatttctataacaaaaataacaactaCTAACATTGGCCATTTCTCAAAAGTATATGATAATAAATTCTATAAAGGATATATGTGagtttaaaagaaattgaaacacGTAGAGTATTCACAAACAtttaaaagacaaattttaGTAAATAGTAATTATTGTTTCatccaataatattttttttaattattttacattgttgtttaaatatgttttaggtGATTCCAAACTTGGAGGAGTTGAGGATGGAACAGGCGGATGCTGACATGATATTGAAAGCTCAAAACCCAAGTTCCCTGTTTAGGAAAATGACCATTCTTGGTTTGTCTTGCTATAACACGGAAGAGGCTACATTTCCTTATTGGTTTCTTGAAAATGTGCATACTCTTGAGTCATTAATTGTTGAGTGCAGTTGCTTCAAGAAGATATTTCAAGATAAAGGAGAAACAACTGAGAAGACTCATCCACATATTAAAAGACTGACATTGAATCAATTACCTGAACTTCAACATATATGCGAGGAAGGATCCCAAATTGACCCagttcttgagttccttgaatACTTATATGTTCTTACTTGTTCTAGTTTGACAAATTTGATGCCTTCCTCTGTCACACTTAATCATCTGACGCAGTTGGAGATAATAAAATGCAATGGGCTAAAATATTTGATCACAACTCCAACTGCACGAAGTTTGGACAAGCTCACTGTGCTGAAGATAAAAGATTGTAATTCACTTGAAGAAGTAGTTAATGGAGTAGAAAATGTTGACATTGCTTTTATTAGTTTACAAATTTTGATGTTGGAATGTTTGCCAAGCCTCATCAAGTTTTGCTCTAGTGAGTGTTTCATGAAGTTTCCGTTGTTGGAGAAAGTAATTGTGGGGGAATGTCCTCGCATGAAGATTTTTTCTGCCAGAGACACAAGCACACCAATTCTTCGAAAAGTTAAAATTGCAGAAAATGATTCAGAATGGTATTGGAAAGGAAACTTAAACGATACAATATACAACATGTTTGAAGATAAGGTATGTTTATTCAGAATGGCATTTGGGTTTctattttctcttgttttctttgGATGCATAGtagttgatttttaatttacatAATAGTTGAACTTTGTGGAAAAACAACTATTTGGAGACTTTAAAAGTACTTCGCAATATActcttaaaaaaagtaaaagagataCATAGtgtcaaaagaaagaaagtcatatttgataaaaagaagaaaaaaaatcatagaaatgGACCCAGAGGTTGTAACAAAGACTTCAAAATTCAAAGAGTTTGTAGTCatgtttgataaacaattataataatataaata is from Medicago truncatula cultivar Jemalong A17 chromosome 1, MtrunA17r5.0-ANR, whole genome shotgun sequence and encodes:
- the LOC25479580 gene encoding uncharacterized protein, with the translated sequence MVKGLSHLCNIEVCEFNSMKEIVFRDNNSSANNDIAGEKIEFLQLRSLTLEQLETLDNFASDYLTHHRSKEKYQGLEPYAYTTPFFNNAQVAFPNLDALKLSSLLNLNQIWDENHQSMCNLTSLIVDNCVGLKYLFSSSLVESFMNLKHLEISNCPMMEEIIAKEDRNNAVKEVHFLKLEKIILKDMYNLKSIWHHQFEKLKMLEVNNCTKIVVVFPSSVQNTYNELEKLEVRNCDLVEEIFELTFNENNSEEVMTQLKEVTLDVLFKLKKIWSEDPQGILSFQNLINVQLEYCANLEYLLPLSLATRCSHLKEVSIKYCSNMKVIVGEEKESSMNEDPIFEFNQLSTLLLWNLYELNGFYAGNHILECPSLREISVSGRTKLKLFRTLSNFHDDKHSVSTEQPLFIAEEVIPNLEELRMEQADADMILKAQNPSSLFRKMTILGLSCYNTEEATFPYWFLENVHTLESLIVECSCFKKIFQDKGETTEKTHPHIKRLTLNQLPELQHICEEGSQIDPVLEFLEYLYVLTCSSLTNLMPSSVTLNHLTQLEIIKCNGLKYLITTPTARSLDKLTVLKIKDCNSLEEVVNGVENVDIAFISLQILMLECLPSLIKFCSSECFMKFPLLEKVIVGECPRMKIFSARDTSTPILRKVKIAENDSEWYWKGNLNDTIYNMFEDKVGFCSFEHLKLFEYPELKEFWYGQLEHNTFRSLKHLVVHKCDFLSDVLFQPNLVGVLMSLEELDVADCNSLEAVFDEFTEEIAVQNSTQLKKLELFNLPKLKHVWKEDPHYTMRFQNLSDVSVVECESLISLFPLSVARDMMQLQRLHVSNCGIEEIVAKEEGTDEIVKFVFPH